A genomic region of Pseudomonas sp. MPC6 contains the following coding sequences:
- the glmU gene encoding bifunctional UDP-N-acetylglucosamine diphosphorylase/glucosamine-1-phosphate N-acetyltransferase GlmU, with amino-acid sequence MSLEIVILAAGQGTRMRSALPKVLHPIAGNSMLGHVIHSARQLDPQRIHVVIGHGAEAVRERLAADDLNFVLQDKQLGTGHAVAQAVPFIESDTVLILYGDVPLIEVETLQRLLTKVAPQQLGLLTVELDDPTGYGRIVRDTAGQVTAIVEQKDANEAERAITEGNTGILALPFAKLGDWMSRLSNNNAQGEYYLTDVIAMAVSDGLVVATEQPHDAMEVQGANDRKQLSELERHYQLRAGRRLMAQGVTLRDPARFDVRGEVTVGRDVLIDINVILEGKVVIEDDVVIGPNCVIKDSTLRKGVVIKANSHIEGAMLGEGSDAGPFARIRPGTVLEARAHVGNFVELKNTHLGEGAKAGHLTYLGDAEVGARTNIGAGTITCNYDGANKWKTVLGEDVFIGSNNSLVAPVDIGSGATTAAGSTVTQNVDNSQLAVGRARQKNIDGWKRPEKKKKS; translated from the coding sequence ATGTCCCTAGAAATCGTTATCCTCGCTGCCGGTCAAGGCACGCGCATGCGTTCGGCATTGCCAAAAGTCCTGCATCCAATTGCAGGCAATTCGATGCTCGGCCATGTTATCCACAGCGCCCGGCAACTTGATCCGCAGCGTATCCACGTCGTGATCGGCCATGGCGCTGAAGCGGTGCGTGAACGTCTGGCCGCCGATGATTTGAATTTTGTCCTTCAGGACAAACAGCTCGGCACCGGCCATGCGGTGGCTCAGGCCGTACCGTTCATCGAATCCGACACTGTTCTGATTCTCTACGGTGACGTGCCGCTCATCGAGGTCGAAACCCTCCAGCGCCTGCTCACCAAGGTAGCGCCGCAACAGCTGGGCTTGCTCACTGTCGAGCTGGACGATCCTACCGGTTACGGCCGTATCGTCCGTGATACCGCTGGGCAGGTGACGGCCATCGTCGAGCAGAAAGACGCCAACGAAGCCGAGCGCGCGATCACCGAAGGCAACACCGGCATCCTGGCCCTGCCTTTCGCAAAACTGGGCGACTGGATGAGCCGTCTGTCGAATAACAATGCCCAGGGCGAGTACTACCTCACCGACGTGATCGCCATGGCGGTCAGCGATGGTCTAGTGGTGGCTACCGAACAGCCTCACGATGCAATGGAAGTGCAGGGCGCCAACGATCGCAAGCAACTCTCCGAGCTTGAGCGCCATTATCAATTGCGCGCGGGTCGCCGCTTGATGGCTCAGGGTGTGACGTTGCGAGACCCGGCACGTTTCGATGTGCGCGGTGAAGTGACCGTGGGTCGTGATGTGCTGATTGATATCAACGTGATTCTCGAAGGCAAGGTCGTCATTGAAGACGACGTTGTGATCGGTCCGAACTGCGTGATCAAGGACAGTACCCTGCGCAAAGGCGTGGTGATCAAGGCCAACAGCCATATCGAAGGCGCTATGCTCGGTGAAGGCAGCGATGCCGGTCCGTTCGCCCGTATTCGTCCAGGCACGGTACTGGAGGCCCGGGCACATGTGGGTAACTTTGTTGAGCTGAAAAATACTCATCTGGGTGAAGGCGCCAAGGCAGGTCATTTGACTTACCTGGGCGATGCCGAGGTCGGTGCACGCACCAATATCGGCGCCGGTACCATTACCTGCAACTATGACGGCGCCAATAAGTGGAAGACCGTGTTGGGTGAAGATGTGTTCATCGGTTCCAATAACTCGTTGGTGGCGCCTGTGGATATCGGATCCGGGGCAACCACGGCGGCCGGTTCGACCGTTACGCAGAATGTGGATAACTCACAATTGGCTGTGGGTAGAGCGCGCCAGAAAAACATCGACGGTTGGAAGCGGCCAGAGAAAAAGAAGAAGAGCTAA
- a CDS encoding F0F1 ATP synthase subunit epsilon translates to MAMTVHCDIVSAEGEIFSGLVEMVVAHGALGDLGIALGHAPLITNLKPGPIRLIKQGGEEEVYYISGGFLEVQPNMVKVLADTVQRAADLDEASAQEAVKAAEKALHERGAEFDYGSAAARLAEAAAQLRTVQQIRKKFGH, encoded by the coding sequence ATGGCTATGACAGTCCATTGCGATATCGTCAGCGCGGAAGGGGAAATCTTCTCCGGCCTGGTCGAGATGGTGGTTGCGCACGGTGCACTGGGTGATCTTGGTATCGCCCTGGGTCACGCGCCGCTGATCACTAATCTCAAGCCGGGCCCGATCCGCCTGATCAAGCAGGGCGGGGAAGAGGAGGTGTATTACATCTCCGGCGGTTTCCTCGAGGTTCAGCCGAACATGGTCAAGGTTCTTGCCGACACCGTGCAACGTGCTGCCGACCTGGACGAAGCCTCCGCTCAGGAAGCCGTAAAGGCTGCCGAGAAGGCCTTGCATGAGCGGGGCGCGGAATTCGATTACGGTTCTGCCGCCGCACGTCTGGCCGAGGCTGCAGCTCAGCTGCGCACCGTCCAGCAGATCCGCAAGAAGTTCGGCCACTAA
- the atpD gene encoding F0F1 ATP synthase subunit beta — protein MSSGRIVQIIGAVIDVEFPRDSVPSIYNALKVISAAETTLEVQQQLGDGVVRTIAMGSTEGLKRGLEVTDSGAAISVPVGKATLGRIMDVLGNPIDEAGPIDTEERWGIHRPAPTFAEQAGGNDLLETGIKVIDLVCPFAKGGKVGLFGGAGVGKTVNMMELIRNIAIEHSGYSVFAGVGERTREGNDFYHEMKDSNVLDKVALVYGQMNEPPGNRLRVALTGLTMAEKFRDEGNDVLLFVDNIYRYTLAGTEVSALLGRMPSAVGYQPTLAEEMGTLQERITSTKNGSITSIQAVYVPADDLTDPSPATTFAHLDATVVLSRDIASLGIYPAVDPLDSTSRQLDPNVIGQEHYDTARGVQYVLQRYKELKDIIAILGMDELSEADKQLVNRARKIQRFLSQPFFVAEVFTGASGKYVSLKDTIAGFKGILNGDYDHLPEQAFYMVGGIEEAIEKAKKL, from the coding sequence ATGAGTAGCGGACGTATCGTTCAAATCATCGGCGCCGTTATCGACGTGGAATTTCCACGCGACAGCGTACCGAGCATCTACAACGCGCTGAAAGTTATAAGCGCGGCTGAAACCACCCTGGAAGTTCAGCAGCAGCTGGGCGACGGCGTGGTTCGTACCATTGCGATGGGTTCCACCGAAGGCTTGAAGCGCGGTCTGGAAGTCACCGACTCTGGCGCAGCCATCTCCGTACCGGTCGGTAAAGCGACCCTGGGCCGGATCATGGACGTCCTCGGTAACCCGATCGACGAAGCTGGCCCGATCGACACCGAAGAGCGCTGGGGCATTCACCGTCCTGCGCCAACCTTCGCTGAACAAGCGGGCGGCAACGACCTGCTGGAAACCGGCATCAAGGTTATCGACCTGGTTTGCCCGTTCGCCAAGGGTGGTAAAGTCGGTCTGTTCGGTGGTGCCGGTGTAGGCAAGACCGTAAACATGATGGAACTGATCCGTAACATCGCCATCGAGCACAGCGGTTATTCCGTGTTCGCCGGTGTGGGTGAGCGTACTCGTGAGGGTAACGACTTCTACCACGAGATGAAGGACTCCAACGTTCTGGACAAAGTGGCACTGGTTTACGGTCAGATGAACGAGCCGCCGGGTAACCGTCTGCGCGTAGCACTGACCGGCCTGACCATGGCCGAGAAGTTCCGTGACGAAGGTAACGACGTTCTGTTGTTCGTCGACAACATCTATCGTTACACCCTGGCCGGTACTGAAGTATCCGCACTGCTGGGCCGTATGCCTTCCGCAGTAGGTTACCAGCCGACCCTGGCCGAAGAGATGGGTACTCTGCAAGAGCGTATCACTTCGACCAAAAACGGTTCGATCACCTCGATCCAGGCGGTATACGTACCGGCGGATGACTTGACTGACCCGTCGCCAGCGACCACCTTCGCCCACTTGGACGCCACCGTCGTTCTGTCCCGTGACATCGCTTCCCTGGGTATCTACCCGGCGGTCGATCCACTCGACTCGACTTCGCGCCAGCTGGACCCGAACGTGATCGGCCAGGAACACTACGACACCGCTCGCGGTGTACAGTATGTTCTGCAGCGTTACAAAGAACTGAAGGACATCATTGCGATCCTGGGTATGGACGAGCTGTCGGAAGCCGACAAGCAGTTGGTAAACCGTGCTCGTAAGATCCAGCGTTTCTTGTCGCAGCCGTTCTTCGTGGCTGAAGTCTTCACCGGTGCCTCGGGTAAATACGTTTCCCTGAAAGACACCATTGCTGGCTTCAAAGGCATCCTCAACGGTGACTACGACCACCTGCCAGAACAAGCGTTCTACATGGTCGGCGGCATCGAAGAAGCGATCGAGAAAGCCAAGAAACTGTAA
- the atpG gene encoding F0F1 ATP synthase subunit gamma, producing MAGAKEIRSKIASIKSTQKITSAMEKVAVSKMRKAQMRMAASRPYAERIRQVIGHLANANPEYRHPFMLDREVKRVGYVVVSSDRGLCGGLNTNLFKALVKDMAVNRENGVEIDLCVVGSKGAAFFRNFGGNVVAAISHLGEEPSINDLIGSVKVMLDAYLDGRIDRLSVVSNKFVNTMTQLPTVEQLIPLVATPEKELKHHWDYLYEPDAKELLDGLMVRYVESQVYQAVVENNAAEQAARMIAMKNATDNAGDLISDLQLVYNKARQAAITQEISEIVGGAAAV from the coding sequence ATGGCAGGCGCAAAAGAGATTCGCAGTAAGATTGCGAGCATCAAAAGCACGCAAAAGATTACCAGCGCCATGGAAAAAGTGGCGGTCAGTAAAATGCGCAAGGCACAAATGCGCATGGCTGCTAGCCGTCCTTACGCGGAGCGCATCCGCCAGGTTATTGGCCATCTGGCCAACGCCAACCCGGAATATCGCCACCCGTTCATGCTCGACCGTGAAGTAAAGCGTGTCGGTTATGTTGTGGTGAGCAGTGACCGTGGTCTGTGTGGTGGCTTGAACACCAACCTGTTCAAGGCCCTGGTCAAGGACATGGCGGTAAACCGCGAAAACGGCGTCGAGATCGATCTGTGTGTAGTGGGTAGCAAGGGTGCGGCTTTCTTCCGCAACTTCGGCGGTAACGTCGTTGCAGCTATCAGCCACCTGGGTGAAGAGCCGTCGATCAATGACTTGATCGGCAGCGTCAAGGTGATGCTGGATGCCTACCTGGACGGCCGTATTGATCGCCTGTCCGTGGTGTCCAACAAGTTCGTCAACACCATGACGCAGCTGCCTACGGTGGAGCAATTGATTCCACTGGTGGCGACCCCGGAAAAGGAACTCAAGCACCACTGGGATTATCTGTACGAACCGGACGCCAAAGAGCTGCTTGACGGCTTGATGGTCCGTTACGTGGAGTCGCAGGTCTACCAGGCGGTGGTCGAGAACAACGCGGCTGAACAAGCTGCGCGGATGATCGCGATGAAGAACGCTACCGACAACGCCGGTGATTTGATCAGCGATTTGCAGCTGGTCTACAACAAGGCGCGTCAGGCTGCGATCACCCAAGAGATCTCGGAAATCGTCGGCGGCGCTGCCGCGGTTTAA
- the atpA gene encoding F0F1 ATP synthase subunit alpha gives MQQLNPSEISEIIKGRIDKLDVTSQARNEGTVVSVSDGIVRIHGLADVMYGEMIEFPGGVFGMALNLEQDSVGAVVLGSYQSLAEGMSAKCTGRILEVPVGKELLGRVVDALGNPVDGKGPLNNTETDAVEKVAPGVIWRKSVDQPVQTGYKAVDAMIPVGRGQRELIIGDRQIGKTALAIDAIINQKNSGIFCVYVAIGQKQSTIANVVRKLEENGALANTIVVAASASESAALQFLAPYSGCTMGEFFRDRGEDALIVYDDLSKQAVAYRQISLLLRRPPGREAYPGDVFYLHSRLLERASRVSEEYVEKFTNGAVTGKTGSLTALPIIETQAGDVSAFVPTNVISITDGQIFLESAMFNSGIRPAVNAGVSVSRVGGAAQTKIIKKLSGGIRTALAQYRELAAFAQFASDLDEATRKQLEHGQRVTELMKQKQYAPMSIADMALSLYAAERGFLTDVEIAKIGSFEQALIGYFNRDHADLMAKINVKGDFNDEIDAGMKAGIEKFKATQTW, from the coding sequence ATGCAGCAACTCAATCCTTCCGAAATAAGTGAAATTATCAAGGGCCGCATCGACAAGCTCGATGTGACCTCCCAAGCCCGTAACGAAGGCACTGTCGTCAGCGTATCTGACGGTATCGTGCGGATTCACGGTCTGGCCGACGTCATGTACGGCGAGATGATCGAGTTTCCGGGCGGCGTCTTCGGTATGGCTCTCAACCTGGAGCAAGACTCCGTAGGCGCCGTTGTATTGGGCTCCTACCAGTCTCTGGCTGAAGGCATGAGCGCCAAGTGCACCGGCCGCATCCTCGAAGTTCCGGTTGGTAAGGAACTGCTGGGTCGCGTAGTCGACGCACTGGGTAACCCGGTTGACGGCAAAGGTCCACTGAACAACACCGAGACCGATGCGGTCGAGAAAGTTGCTCCAGGCGTGATCTGGCGTAAGTCGGTAGACCAGCCTGTACAGACTGGCTACAAGGCTGTCGATGCCATGATCCCTGTCGGCCGTGGCCAGCGTGAGCTGATCATCGGTGACCGTCAGATCGGTAAAACCGCTCTGGCGATCGACGCGATCATCAACCAGAAAAACAGCGGCATTTTCTGCGTCTACGTAGCGATCGGTCAGAAACAATCGACCATCGCCAACGTGGTTCGCAAGCTGGAAGAAAACGGCGCGCTGGCTAACACCATCGTCGTGGCTGCGAGCGCTTCGGAATCTGCAGCACTGCAATTCCTGGCACCGTACTCCGGTTGCACCATGGGTGAATTCTTCCGCGACCGCGGTGAAGACGCGCTGATCGTTTATGACGATCTGTCCAAGCAAGCAGTGGCTTATCGCCAGATTTCCCTGCTGCTGCGCCGTCCGCCAGGCCGTGAAGCTTACCCAGGCGACGTGTTCTATCTCCACTCCCGTCTGCTGGAGCGCGCATCCCGCGTTTCGGAAGAATACGTAGAGAAGTTCACCAACGGCGCAGTGACCGGCAAAACCGGTTCCCTGACCGCACTGCCGATCATCGAAACCCAGGCTGGCGACGTTTCCGCGTTCGTTCCGACCAACGTGATTTCCATCACCGACGGTCAGATCTTCCTGGAATCGGCCATGTTCAACTCCGGGATCCGTCCTGCTGTGAACGCCGGTGTTTCGGTATCCCGTGTGGGTGGTGCCGCTCAGACCAAGATCATCAAGAAGCTCTCCGGTGGTATCCGTACCGCTCTGGCTCAGTACCGTGAACTGGCGGCATTCGCCCAGTTCGCTTCTGACCTGGACGAAGCGACCCGTAAGCAACTTGAGCATGGTCAGCGCGTTACCGAGCTGATGAAGCAGAAGCAATACGCACCAATGTCGATCGCTGACATGGCGCTGTCGCTGTATGCCGCTGAGCGTGGGTTCCTGACTGACGTTGAAATCGCCAAGATCGGCAGCTTCGAACAAGCGCTGATTGGATACTTCAACCGCGATCACGCCGATTTGATGGCGAAGATCAACGTGAAGGGTGACTTCAATGACGAAATCGACGCTGGCATGAAAGCCGGTATCGAGAAGTTCAAGGCCACCCAAACCTGGTAA